In one window of Bemisia tabaci chromosome 6, PGI_BMITA_v3 DNA:
- the Spec2 gene encoding CDC42 small effector protein homolog produces MPSSSHSNNMAAGEVWLQWFSCCIQETQQRSRHQKRQRGRVRIDRSMIGAPTNFQHTGHIGSMDVGNSGVYKVIENQMKSKGGYEPSSTTTVKAC; encoded by the exons ATGCCTAGTTCGAGCCACTCAAACAATATGGCGGCAGGAGAAGTGTGGCTACAGTGGTTCTCATGCTGTATTCAAGAAACCCAGCAG AGGTCAAGGCATCAAAAGAGGCAAAGAGGAAGAGTGCGGATAGACCGATCAATGATTGGAGCTCCAACCAATTTTCAGCATACTGGCCATATAGGATCAATGGACGTCGGAAACTCTGGTGTCTACAAAGTCATCGAAAATcaaatgaaatcaaaaggagGGTATGAGCCATCCTCCACTACCACTGTTAAG